From a single Acidobacteriota bacterium genomic region:
- a CDS encoding NAD-dependent epimerase/dehydratase family protein, whose amino-acid sequence MMRVLVTGATGFVGGRIFSDLKWAGLGVTGTSTTIADDSNIVQFDVTDKESVSRLFAERSFDAVVHSAGIAHRFGTTTDDIYRKVNVAGTRNVALAARHAGVSKFILMSSVLVYGGGGSERQPKIESDQTDPADAYAKSKLDAELAAVEVFDGSGCDLFVLRPAPVIGEGSKGNFARLIRAIDRGRFVWIGNGSNKKSLTYVGDIATACRLFLAGELKDRDSIYNIASPPATMANIVATIATELDREIPAFKVPEFIASSAARIGKTIGGPPGRIAGSIETWLSEDVYSTAELTTALPDLQLTPIIDAVRRDVSGYLAKR is encoded by the coding sequence ATGATGAGGGTTTTGGTCACAGGTGCAACGGGCTTTGTCGGCGGTCGAATTTTCAGTGACCTTAAATGGGCCGGCCTTGGGGTTACTGGAACATCCACGACGATCGCAGACGATTCTAATATCGTCCAGTTTGACGTTACGGATAAGGAATCGGTCTCGCGTTTGTTCGCCGAGCGGTCGTTCGACGCTGTCGTTCATTCTGCCGGTATTGCTCATCGCTTTGGCACGACAACAGACGATATCTATCGAAAAGTAAATGTCGCGGGAACACGAAACGTAGCTTTGGCGGCGAGGCACGCGGGAGTCAGCAAGTTTATTTTGATGAGTTCGGTTCTGGTTTATGGAGGCGGTGGATCGGAACGTCAGCCAAAAATAGAATCGGACCAGACAGATCCGGCGGATGCCTACGCCAAGAGTAAACTCGATGCCGAACTCGCTGCGGTGGAAGTGTTTGATGGATCCGGATGCGATCTATTCGTGTTACGGCCGGCACCGGTCATTGGAGAGGGAAGTAAAGGAAATTTTGCTCGGCTCATACGTGCCATAGATCGTGGTCGTTTCGTTTGGATAGGGAACGGATCGAACAAGAAGAGCCTTACCTATGTTGGTGATATTGCCACGGCCTGTAGATTGTTTTTAGCGGGCGAGCTGAAAGATCGCGATTCAATCTACAATATCGCATCGCCGCCGGCAACAATGGCGAATATTGTTGCGACTATAGCCACGGAGCTCGATCGGGAGATACCTGCCTTTAAAGTTCCAGAATTTATCGCAAGCTCGGCCGCTCGAATTGGAAAGACGATCGGCGGCCCGCCCGGCAGGATCGCAGGCTCTATCGAGACGTGGCTTTCCGAGGATGTTTATTCAACCGCGGAATTG
- a CDS encoding glycosyltransferase family 4 protein — MKGDQSKTSSDETRQRLWIVCELYYPEENATGHYMTQTAEGLAGHFEVKFICGQPNYASKGQKGPKHEIRNGVEIFRCWGTRLDKNIIAFRLINMLTLGLTMFLKSIVKFRRGDKVLVVTAPPSLPYQTGLAALIKSSGYYLLLHDLYPDILVAVGGAKPRSLLVRAIDVANRWLYKHAAKIIAVGRDMKERLEMKTAGLDVPIAVIPNWADMVNIEPRPREDNELLEELGLKDKLVFLYAGNIGHPTDIRSIVEAAEKLNDEPVHFIFVGSGARLPWLKDEVASRNLQNVSILGQLPRDQQRVFLNAGDVALISLVRGMWGTAMPSRTYNTLATGMPILALTEDGSELARVVDEERVGWHIPPGQPAALVDVIREMYSRRGELGDMKQRARAAALAKYTPEKAIESYLKELS; from the coding sequence ATGAAGGGAGATCAAAGCAAAACAAGTTCAGACGAAACGCGACAGCGGCTTTGGATCGTTTGCGAGCTTTATTACCCGGAGGAAAACGCGACGGGACACTACATGACGCAGACCGCCGAGGGCCTTGCCGGGCATTTTGAAGTAAAGTTCATCTGCGGACAACCCAACTATGCCTCAAAGGGTCAAAAAGGCCCGAAGCATGAGATTCGCAATGGTGTTGAGATATTCCGTTGCTGGGGAACGCGCCTCGACAAGAACATCATTGCTTTTCGCCTTATCAATATGCTCACCCTCGGGCTGACGATGTTCCTGAAGTCGATCGTTAAGTTTCGTCGAGGAGATAAGGTGCTCGTCGTCACGGCACCGCCGAGCCTGCCATATCAGACCGGGCTAGCGGCTCTAATAAAAAGCTCCGGTTATTATCTGCTTTTGCATGATCTGTACCCTGACATCCTCGTCGCTGTCGGCGGGGCAAAACCGAGGTCGTTGCTGGTCCGGGCAATCGACGTCGCGAACCGATGGCTCTACAAGCACGCGGCGAAGATAATCGCCGTCGGCCGCGATATGAAGGAGCGTTTGGAAATGAAGACGGCCGGCTTGGACGTTCCGATCGCCGTTATTCCGAACTGGGCGGACATGGTCAATATTGAGCCACGCCCGAGAGAAGATAACGAACTGCTCGAAGAGCTCGGCTTAAAGGACAAACTCGTTTTCCTTTATGCAGGGAATATTGGGCATCCGACGGATATTCGGTCGATCGTCGAGGCCGCAGAGAAGCTTAATGACGAGCCCGTTCATTTCATCTTCGTCGGGTCGGGAGCAAGATTGCCGTGGTTGAAAGATGAAGTGGCGTCGAGAAATCTCCAGAACGTCTCTATACTCGGGCAGTTGCCGCGTGATCAGCAACGCGTCTTTTTGAATGCGGGTGACGTCGCCCTGATCTCGTTGGTGCGCGGAATGTGGGGAACGGCGATGCCGAGCCGGACATACAACACGCTCGCTACCGGTATGCCGATACTCGCGTTAACAGAAGACGGGTCGGAACTCGCGAGGGTCGTTGACGAGGAAAGGGTCGGCTGGCACATTCCGCCGGGGCAGCCCGCGGCTCTAGTTGATGTCATCCGAGAAATGTATTCGCGCCGTGGCGAACTCGGCGATATGAAACAACGAGCACGAGCCGCCGCTCTTGCAAAGTACACGCCCGAAAAGGCTATAGAGTCCTACTTAAAAGAGCTTTCTTAA
- a CDS encoding glycosyltransferase, whose product MPKPRVLVICQYYLPGFGGGGGMWTIRNLIERLSDRYEFFVLTTDLDGPARRLPDSVVRDRWTEHGAARVFYATRGFVSPRTLHTITEEAAPSVVYLNSVFAGLTRKYLSARRRGSVKRIPTLISPCGELSSGALRSKSTKKRSFLAMAKLLGLFNGIVWRATTELEIPEIRQAIGDGSKIYVAPDLPPKEIIPEFSFEDKPPKWTGMVRIIFASRIAPKKNLHFLLEQISRIPLLECELVIAGPVEEQKYWSECKKEIERLSSNTKVTICGGVSNSELLELLIGSHFFVLPTLNENFGYVFLEALAAGCPLIISENTIWSEVAERNAGFVVPLADEKEWQNVLLRAAGMNQVEFTRMSVAARKVATEWLARPDHELAMVEALEYVISEDRGLAR is encoded by the coding sequence ATGCCGAAGCCCAGAGTCCTTGTGATCTGTCAGTATTACCTGCCCGGTTTCGGCGGCGGTGGCGGCATGTGGACCATCCGAAACTTGATCGAGCGGTTATCCGACCGCTACGAATTTTTTGTTCTAACAACCGACCTTGATGGGCCCGCACGGCGACTACCGGATTCGGTCGTTCGCGACCGATGGACCGAGCACGGAGCGGCACGTGTTTTTTACGCGACCCGCGGATTTGTATCGCCTCGGACCCTTCACACAATTACCGAGGAAGCGGCTCCAAGTGTTGTTTACCTGAATAGCGTATTCGCCGGGCTCACGCGGAAGTACTTGTCGGCAAGGCGACGAGGTTCGGTTAAGCGTATTCCAACGCTCATTTCCCCGTGTGGCGAGTTATCCTCCGGGGCTTTGCGGTCGAAATCAACGAAAAAGAGATCGTTCCTCGCGATGGCAAAGCTTCTGGGGTTATTCAATGGAATTGTCTGGCGAGCGACAACTGAACTGGAAATTCCCGAGATAAGGCAGGCAATAGGCGACGGTTCGAAAATATACGTCGCCCCGGATCTGCCTCCAAAGGAAATTATCCCCGAGTTTTCGTTCGAAGATAAGCCGCCAAAGTGGACCGGGATGGTCCGGATCATCTTTGCATCACGGATCGCCCCAAAAAAGAATCTTCACTTTCTACTTGAGCAAATAAGCCGCATCCCATTGTTAGAATGTGAGTTAGTTATTGCCGGCCCGGTCGAGGAACAGAAATATTGGAGCGAGTGTAAGAAAGAGATCGAACGACTTTCGAGCAATACGAAGGTAACGATCTGCGGCGGGGTTTCCAACAGTGAGCTTCTGGAATTGCTAATTGGGTCGCATTTCTTCGTCCTGCCGACGCTTAATGAAAATTTTGGCTATGTATTTCTTGAGGCTCTTGCGGCAGGCTGTCCGCTCATCATTAGCGAAAACACGATTTGGTCGGAGGTGGCCGAGCGGAACGCCGGCTTCGTTGTCCCTTTGGCAGATGAGAAAGAATGGCAAAATGTGCTTTTGAGGGCTGCCGGAATGAATCAAGTTGAATTCACTAGAATGTCGGTGGCTGCTCGTAAAGTAGCAACAGAATGGCTTGCTCGGCCTGACCATGAACTCGCGATGGTCGAAGCCCTAGAATATGTAATTTCAGAGGACCGCGGTCTCGCAAGATGA